CAACCTGTTTTTTCATCTCTAATTCACAATGCTAAGTAATTTGGACTCTGTTTTCGACTGTTCAGTCACGTATGAGTCAAATTAGAATCCATTCAGAATAGTAAATAAGTGTCTCAAAAAATCAATTCATACATGATAGAAGGAGGCCTCATAAGAACAGAGGAGGTTTTATCTTTGAAAAAAAACCTTATGGGTAACATGCGGATAATGTGCTGCCGTTTTGGATCGCCTGGAAGAAACTCAAGTCATATCACCTGTGTATCGTTTATAAATCGATCGCTGTGTTCCTGTCTTCTTTGAGACCCACCGGCGGGTACTTCGGTATAAGAAAATGTCATCGCCATGCAACTCATAGGCGCAGAGGTATAAATGCAAGGTCGGCTGGAAGAAAGAGCAGTAGTAACCAGGCGATTATTCCGGCAAGTAGTCCATACAAAATACACACTCCAAGATTTTCCTTAATGATTATGCCTTCCCTTCCAATAAGGCCAACGGTGGTAAGAGCTGCGACGACATTATGAATACAGATCATATTTCCCACAGCTGCTCCCACAGACTGTAACGAAAGCACCGAAACAAGATTCAACTGCGCCTCAACCGCCGTTGAGAATTGAAAGGGGCTAAACATGATATTTGAAACAGTAGCGCTGCCGGATATAAATGTTCCAAGTATTCCAACAAAGGGGGCGACCAGATACCATGCCGAGCCGGTGTACTGTGCCGCAGCCTGTGCTACTACAATGAGCATGGAATCTCTCTGGGTGGCGTCCCCTGAGTACATAAGAATGTACACCATTCCCAGAGTAAAGAAGAGCGCGATAGATGCTGGTATAATCATTTGAACGGTTTCTTTTACGGCACTAAGCGCTTCCCGGTAGGGAAGTTTATGGATAAGGGGAATGATAAGCGCGATAACTAAAAAGGGGAATATGCCAGGATTATACAGTGGCTCCACATTGCGGCTCACAGTAGTTCCAAAAATCTGCTCCCAGCCAATACTCCAGGCTCGTAGTACAGGGGTAAGCTGGAAAAAAGGTACCCGTGCCAACAGTAGTATAATTCCGATGAGTATATAAGGGGTCCAGGCCTTTACCGGGCCTATTCTGGGAGCCTGCGGTTCACCTCGCCCGGCTTTAAGATCCCCTTCCCAGCTTTGTTTCCAGTTTTCATGAGGAGGGAATTTCCATTGATCTTTGGGCATCAGGAAACCGTGTTTCACTGCAGGGATAAAGATCACCATTCCAATAAGTGACCCAAGGAGTGTTGGTAGCTCCGGACCCACAAAGTTTGCGATCAATACCTGCGGAATGGTAAATACAAGGCCTCCAAACAGTGCTATTGGCCACACTCTTAGGCCAGCTCTGAATGATCCCCCTATCACTTTGGTCATCAATGAAACGAGGGCCAGGGGCATAAAGGAACCAATAAGAAAGTGTAGTATGGCAGAAAAAGCCCCTACATTGAACAGAAATTGGGTAAAAGGGACTGCTTGTCCATTAATCAAAATGGGCCACTCTGCTACTTCCTCCAGAGCTGCAAGGCCGCCCCAAATTGGAACACCGACAGCTCCAAAGGTCACTGGTGTTGTGTCTGCCATAAGAGTGGCACCAGCAGCAATAAGAGGCGGAAACCCCAATCCAACCAAAAGCGGAGCGGCTACCGCGGCCGGGGTACCAAACCCTGCTGCCCCCTCGAGAAATGAACCCATAAGCCAGGCTATGATAATTAACTGAACTCTTCGGTCGTTTGAAATTTGGGCCATTGAGTGCGATATCCCACCTATGCCACCACTTTTTCGCATTATCTGGAGTATCAGAATAGCTCCAAATACAATAAACAGTATATCTATTGTATTTATCAGGCCACCAATGGTCGCCGCGATAAGCCACAGGGGAGGCATATCCCAGAAAAAAAAGGCAATTATTGCAGCTGCAACCCACCCCAGTGGCATTGCCCGTGCAGAAGGCCACATAAAGACGATCATCAGTATACCAACCAAAAATATCGGAAAAATGGCAAGAAATGGCAGCATGTGTAATATCCCTCTTTAAAGATCAAATGATTACCTTTTCACCTACAATAATCGTTCCACCTTCAGGTTAAACAACTATGGCCTGTCCGTTGCTCTTAACATTTATAAAACTTACAGTCCCAGGGGAGTATAAAGGAATTGGAGAGGGATATGCACATAAAGATGGTATTTATTCTAATCGTTTGTTTGTTTGCTTCTGTGTATTCATCGCAGACAGATAGCCAAAATGAAGACAGATCAAAGATAATTCAGGAAAATAATGATGAAGAAGAGGAAGAGGAACCACAGCGGGTGTTTAATACTGTGGGTGTGGGGCCAGCAGGACTGGGAAGTCTTGATAGCGACAATCTTGCTGTAAGTGCTTATTATGGAAGTATGTTGATAATCAACCCTTATGTTAATGGTAGGTTTTTGCTGGAGCTTACAACCGACGTTACCGATGCGGTTTTTAGTAACTTTGAACTTGGAGTCGATATCTTTTTAGCAGATGCGTTTCTGGCTCCCTATTTTGGAATCGGACTGGGTGGGGGATTTGCAAGAGGAGCAGAAGAAAATGTGTTTGGGTTAACTGTAAGTACACAAGCCGGCCTTATCATTTTTAGAAATGCTTCTTTGCAGTTTGATCTGCACGGTAAACTTCACCTTATGCTCAACGAAATCGACCCGGGTTTTCCACACGTCTACAGTCTGAGGCTGGGGGTTTTATTTTAAAAATAAAACTAAAGTTAAGAATAAATCTGCCGAAATGAATAAAGGAGATATACCGGTCTGCCCAGAGCAGATCGGTTAAAAAAAAAGACGAAAGCAAAATAGCTTCCGTCTTTAGGAGTAGGAGAAACGGCAATTTCTCATACTTGTGTATCGGCCAGGATGGAAAAATACTTTAGCAGGGATTGCAAATATGTTGAACAAACATGCCAATGAGGCCTTTAAATATGCTGTGGTGGAAACGGAGAAGGGAAATTTCGATACTACTGCATCGGCTGAAAAGGATAGTGTCGATACCTACTCTGACCGTACTGAGCAGCTAAGACTAATTAAACACAAAATCAGCAGAGGTTTTTATAATTCGGAAAAGGTCCTTAATGATCTAAGTCACTCTTTTGCCAAGGCAGTGGACACTTCTCTTTAATTCACCTCCCCAACGCACTTCTATCCTACCTTCCAATTATCTGATTTAAAACATTGACCTTACCTTAGAAAAAGCTATACAATTAAAAATTAATTCTGGGAAAATGTTCTTTTTTTGAAAGGTTTTGGCAAAAATGAAAAAACCGAGTAATGCTTTTGGCCTGTCACTCTGTTTTATAAGTATTCTTTTATCATGCTCTTTGTTTGAGGCACGATTTCTACAGGTACAGGTAGTGATAGGAGATGTTACATTAATTCGCTCCGGAACTGAAAACGAACCCTTTTCATCTCAGTGGCTTAAAGAAAACGATACGTTGATGCTCAAGCAGGAAGCAAAAATAAAAATAGAGAGCACCGAAGGAAGTGTTTTGTATCTCAACGGACCTGCAATAGTAGCCATAGGAGAACATGAGACCGGAAAGTTGAACCTTCATTTGTCTGAAGGTGAACTGTATGCCACATCACCTGATTCAGCAGAGGCTATTTATTGTAAGACAGACGACTTGGCACTCAGAGCTGAAGAAGCTGACTTCTCCCTTTTCACCGAAACGGAGACAAAAAAAAGTAGTCTTACGGTTCTCTCCGGAACACTATCCATTGAGAGCAGGCAGAGGGGTAGTTTAGGGGCCTGTAGCACCGTTGTTTTTTATATGGGTACAGACCTGTCTTCCCAAAGTATAACTTCAGATGAAATCGAACACCTTAAAAGGTGGGTGGGAGAGAAAACGGTTAGTTCCTCCCTCAAAGAGTGCTTCTTTGCTACCACAGAAGAGCATAATCAGCCCCCGCAGTGGGTGACTAAGCCGGTGAAAAGCATAACTCAGGGTGAGCAATTGAGGGACACTTTGCTTGCTAAAAGCATAAGTGGAGAAGAGGTGACCTATAGCATTTTGGAGGGTCCCCAGGGAATGAAAATAGGTCCTGAAAACGGAGTTTTGACATTTAAACCACAAGAACCGGGAGCATTTTCGGTAAAGTTAGCAGCGGAGGAAGAAAACGGGCTTTCCAATCACATTGAGTATACTCTCAGGGTAAAAGAGAGCGAAGAAGATGCGACAGCAACGGGGGTGAATCTGAGCATGCCTTCCGTTGCTCAACGTAACGATCGTGTTAAAATTAGCGCTTCACCAGTGCCGGAAGGTTTAGATGTAAGTAATTACCAGTTTCGGTTCGATACCAACGGGGATGGAGCTTTTGATATGCCTCATGGGGGGGACTTTGGCTCTGAATCCAGTTTTGAAAAGACCTTTGAGAATGAGGGAGAAGTAAGAATAACCGTTGAGATGGCAGGGGATGAAGGGCTAACCTATACTGCACACAACTCAATTATGATAAACAAGCCCCCTGTTGCCAGCCTAAAGATTACTCCGAAAACGGGAAGGGTGGGAACTGAATTCACTTTTGATGCAGGAAATAGCAGCCGCACCGGTGAGCAGTTGGTCGCCCGGTGGGATTTAAATGGTGATGGTTCATGGGATTACCCTGTTGAGGGCGATTTCTCAGACCGTTTAGAGGTAACTCGTACTTTTAAAACCCCGGGTCTCCATAGGGTAACAGTTGAAGTACGTGATAGGAATGGTATTACAGATAGTGCTACTGCTGCGATTTCTATAGACCCGCCTCTCAGTATTAAGGAAATTGAAGGGCCTGATAGTGCCTATGCGGGGCAGAATATCCAATTCAGATGTGTTGTTTCGCAGGCGGGAAACGATATCGAAAACTATAAGTGGATCTTTAGTAGCGATACTGTAAATATAGAGAAAGCAACTGAGAATCCCGAACTTGAACTGTTATTGCCCTATGCAGGAGAGTACAGTGTGGAATGCTTTGTGCTAAGCTATACTGGTGAGCAGGTCTCACAACAAACTCAGATCCAAATCGTAAATACTCCTGCAGAGATTAGCGCAGGAGGTCCCTATAACGGGCGCGTGCATCACCCTGTTACATTCAAGGGAGATGTTCAAACTACGTTTGGAGAAATCGTCTCTGTATATTGGGATTTTGACGGAAATGGGGAAAATGATTTTTCCGGTACAGATGGAACCGTGGCAGAGCATATTTTTAGTAGCAGCGGTGATTATAAAGCTGTGTTTAGTGCAGAGTTAAGCGACGGTTCATTGCTCAGTGACACTGCTCTGGTCAGTATCGCTCACAGACCACCACAAGCTGATGCCGGGGAGGATGTTACTTCAAGGTCAGGGCGCAGAGTAAGACTAAGGGGCAACGCCACAAAAACCGATGCTCCGATCGAAAAATATGAGTGGGATTTTGATGGTAATGGCGATTTTGACTGGTATTCAAAGGAGAGTGGAGAGGTTGTTCATCGGTTTCAGGAGTATTCCCGGGCAGTGTTTAAAGTTACCGATATATACGGTGCAGTTGCACTCGACACAGTACTAATAGTAATTTGTCCAGATGATATGGAGCTTGTTGAAGAGGGGAAATACTGCATAGACCGATACGAGTGGCCCAATACCAGAGGTACTCTTCCCGAGGTTGGAATGACTTACAAGCAGGCAAGTGATGCTTGTGAAGAGATAGGAAAGAGGCTTTGTACTCCTGTAGAATGGGAAACAGCCTGCAACAGTGCAAATCAGAGACAGGCCTATCCCTATGGAAGAAGGTATGATGTAGACCGCTGCAACACTCTGGGCAATCCGCGTTCAGAAAATGAACTTGCCCCCTCTGGCTATTTTCGTGATTGTGTGGGAAGGGCCGGTGTGTTTGATATGAGTGGAAATGCAGCAGAGTGGACGGCTTCAGAAGATAACTATGAGGCTGCGGTATATGGGGGATTCTATCAGAGTGGCCAAAGAGATAGTCGCTGTGATTCAAAACTGAAACTGAAAAAAGATCAATCGTACTTCTACACTGGATTTAGATGTTGCAAGTAATAGTAAGAAAAATAGTTCAATTTTATGAGAGTGGAAACAGGTGGTGGTTAGCGTTACTGAGTGGGTTAATGTATCCCCTTGCATTACCGCCCTTTAACAGTGAACTGCATCCTGCATTCACGTTCTTTCCTCTTATTTCAGTTGTAGCACTTATTCCGCTCTTTTTTCTGGTTACCAGAACGCCCTTAAAAAGAGCCCTGTTTCACACCTTTCTATTCTCCTTTTCACTTTGCCTGGGCCAGTTTTATTGGATAGGGTTTGTGACCGCAGACGGCCTTTGGATTCTAATTTTTGTGGGAATGTTTTTGGTATCGGCTGCAGTAGCTCTCTTTTACTTGTGTGCTGCATTGATGTTTCGGTTTTTCTACTTTAATGTACCACGCTTTTCCTTGTTGGCGTTTCCTGCCGCGTGGATTCTAATTGATTATTTTCGCACACTTACCGATATCTCTTTTCCCTGGGCTTTCCTTGGATACTCCTTAACAGGTTTTCTTCCCCTGGCGCAGTTAGCTTCGATTACCGGAGTCTGGGGGCTTACCTATCTTATTGTTATCGGTAACATGCTGATTTATGAGCTGCTGAAATCTTACTACACCAGGGGCTCATTAAACAGGGGAAATAAACTACACTTCTCCGCTTGGGCTGTAATCGTTTTAGTGGCCAGCATTTGGGGCTGGGGCAGAATGGGCTCCGAATTAGACGGTGAAGGGGAAGTAAAGGTAGCGTTGCTTCAAAGCTATATGGACCAGTTTAACTGGACTGGTAACTCTATTGACACAGCTTTTACCGTTACTGAGGAAATGATTTCAGAAACTATGGCTGAAAGTAAGCCAGATTTGATGATTTTGCCCGAAAGCGCTTTGCTTTGTTACCTTGAAAGGCAATTGGAGCGGCGCAGA
This portion of the Chitinispirillales bacterium ANBcel5 genome encodes:
- the lnt gene encoding apolipoprotein N-acyltransferase — translated: MLQVIVRKIVQFYESGNRWWLALLSGLMYPLALPPFNSELHPAFTFFPLISVVALIPLFFLVTRTPLKRALFHTFLFSFSLCLGQFYWIGFVTADGLWILIFVGMFLVSAAVALFYLCAALMFRFFYFNVPRFSLLAFPAAWILIDYFRTLTDISFPWAFLGYSLTGFLPLAQLASITGVWGLTYLIVIGNMLIYELLKSYYTRGSLNRGNKLHFSAWAVIVLVASIWGWGRMGSELDGEGEVKVALLQSYMDQFNWTGNSIDTAFTVTEEMISETMAESKPDLMILPESALLCYLERQLERRRRVQKWVSQSGVPLVVGALHWDEAQEGESAGRRFNVYNSVFLVEPDEAELIPYHKIKLVPFSEAMPFEANFPILSRVNLGGAGFKRGKEETIFHIDDRINGAPFICYEIIYPGFVRNRLDETTNMLINVTNDGWFGRSSGPFQHASMAQMRSIENGISLARSANSGISMNVDPHGRILQKSPLYERVILTGNLPLKRLPTLYSRFGDWVVVFSFLLVVSGVLGIFYTKVRSKNSSEDCRDLKKPHNRKKTSENRVVR
- a CDS encoding PKD domain-containing protein, giving the protein MKKPSNAFGLSLCFISILLSCSLFEARFLQVQVVIGDVTLIRSGTENEPFSSQWLKENDTLMLKQEAKIKIESTEGSVLYLNGPAIVAIGEHETGKLNLHLSEGELYATSPDSAEAIYCKTDDLALRAEEADFSLFTETETKKSSLTVLSGTLSIESRQRGSLGACSTVVFYMGTDLSSQSITSDEIEHLKRWVGEKTVSSSLKECFFATTEEHNQPPQWVTKPVKSITQGEQLRDTLLAKSISGEEVTYSILEGPQGMKIGPENGVLTFKPQEPGAFSVKLAAEEENGLSNHIEYTLRVKESEEDATATGVNLSMPSVAQRNDRVKISASPVPEGLDVSNYQFRFDTNGDGAFDMPHGGDFGSESSFEKTFENEGEVRITVEMAGDEGLTYTAHNSIMINKPPVASLKITPKTGRVGTEFTFDAGNSSRTGEQLVARWDLNGDGSWDYPVEGDFSDRLEVTRTFKTPGLHRVTVEVRDRNGITDSATAAISIDPPLSIKEIEGPDSAYAGQNIQFRCVVSQAGNDIENYKWIFSSDTVNIEKATENPELELLLPYAGEYSVECFVLSYTGEQVSQQTQIQIVNTPAEISAGGPYNGRVHHPVTFKGDVQTTFGEIVSVYWDFDGNGENDFSGTDGTVAEHIFSSSGDYKAVFSAELSDGSLLSDTALVSIAHRPPQADAGEDVTSRSGRRVRLRGNATKTDAPIEKYEWDFDGNGDFDWYSKESGEVVHRFQEYSRAVFKVTDIYGAVALDTVLIVICPDDMELVEEGKYCIDRYEWPNTRGTLPEVGMTYKQASDACEEIGKRLCTPVEWETACNSANQRQAYPYGRRYDVDRCNTLGNPRSENELAPSGYFRDCVGRAGVFDMSGNAAEWTASEDNYEAAVYGGFYQSGQRDSRCDSKLKLKKDQSYFYTGFRCCK
- a CDS encoding L-lactate permease → MLPFLAIFPIFLVGILMIVFMWPSARAMPLGWVAAAIIAFFFWDMPPLWLIAATIGGLINTIDILFIVFGAILILQIMRKSGGIGGISHSMAQISNDRRVQLIIIAWLMGSFLEGAAGFGTPAAVAAPLLVGLGFPPLIAAGATLMADTTPVTFGAVGVPIWGGLAALEEVAEWPILINGQAVPFTQFLFNVGAFSAILHFLIGSFMPLALVSLMTKVIGGSFRAGLRVWPIALFGGLVFTIPQVLIANFVGPELPTLLGSLIGMVIFIPAVKHGFLMPKDQWKFPPHENWKQSWEGDLKAGRGEPQAPRIGPVKAWTPYILIGIILLLARVPFFQLTPVLRAWSIGWEQIFGTTVSRNVEPLYNPGIFPFLVIALIIPLIHKLPYREALSAVKETVQMIIPASIALFFTLGMVYILMYSGDATQRDSMLIVVAQAAAQYTGSAWYLVAPFVGILGTFISGSATVSNIMFSPFQFSTAVEAQLNLVSVLSLQSVGAAVGNMICIHNVVAALTTVGLIGREGIIIKENLGVCILYGLLAGIIAWLLLLFLPADLAFIPLRL